In Papaver somniferum cultivar HN1 chromosome 1, ASM357369v1, whole genome shotgun sequence, a genomic segment contains:
- the LOC113300472 gene encoding integrin-linked protein kinase 1-like, producing MEIIGAEGELVDGLVPVRFTLGRQSSLAPEGGLGDDGDQEEEKVLEEVDEIDPTFQLMYLANEGDLEGMTELLDSGVNINFQDIDGRTALHIAACQGVADVVELLISRGADIDPTDRWGSTPLADAIHYKNHNVIKLLEKSGAKPLMAPMHVLTAREIPEYEIDCNELDFSESVVITKGTFRIASWRGIQVAVKELQEDFMADEEKVNAFRDELALLQRIRHPNVVQFLGAVTQSSPMMIVTEYLPKGDLRAFLKRRGALKPETAVKFALDIARGMSYLHEHKTEAIIHCDLEPSNILRDDTGHLKVADFGISKILNVAKTVREDKPVTCRDNSCRYVAPEVFRNEEYDTKVDVFSFAIILQEMIEGHPPFSTKEEDEAATAYAAKERPPFKAPHKLYSHGLRELIEECWSEVPANRPTFKQIIEKLNAILKHFDHKRRWTTKRLKCFHLEAMWKKDHSHSDGSSRSTSSTFR from the exons ATGGAGATTATAGGAGCGGAAGGAGAATTGGTTGATGGATTAGTGCCGGTTAGGTTTACATTAGGAAgacaatcatctcttgcaccCGAAGGAGGGCTTGGTGATGATGgagatcaagaagaagaaaaggtattagaagaagttgatgaaattgatCCAACTTTTCAATTAATGTATTTAGCTAATGAAGGTGATTTAGAAGGTATGACAGAGTTATTAGATTCAGGagtcaatatcaattttcaagatattgatggAAGAACAGCTCTTCATATTGCTGCTTGTCAAGGTGTTGCTGATGTTGTTGAGTTATTGATTTCAAGAGGTGCCGACATTGATCCTACTGATCGGTGGGGTAGTACG CCTCTTGCAGATGCGATACACTACAAAAACCACAATGTGATCAAGCTGCTAGAGAAGAGTGGGGCAAAGCCTCTG ATGGCTCCCATGCACGTCCTTACTGCCCGTGAAATCCCAGAATATGAAATCGACTGTAACGAACTTGATTTTTCTGAAAGTGTTGTCATAACTAAG GGAACATTTCGTATTGCTTCCTGGCGTGGAATTCAAGTTGCGGTGAAAGAACTTCAGGAGGATTTCATGGCTGACGAGGAAAAAGT AAATGCTTTTAGGGATGAGCTTGCACTGCTTCAGAGGATACGACATCCAAATGTAGTCCAGTTTCTTGGTGCTGTAACTCAAAGTAGTCCAATGATGATTGTCACCGAATATTTACCAAAG GGTGATCTCCGTGCATTTTTGAAAAGAAGAGGAGCCTTAAAGCCAGAAACGGCAGTTAAATTCGCTCTTGATATTGCAAG GGGAATGAGTTATCTGCATGAGCATAAAACTGAGGCTATAATTCATTGTGATCTTGAGCCTTC AAATATTTTGCGGGATGATACTGGGCATCTTAAAGTTGCAGATTTTGGAATCAGCAAGATACTAAATGTTGCAAAAACTGTCAGAGAAGATAAACCTGTGACATGTCGCGACAATTCCT GCAGGTATGTAGCTCCTGAGGTTTTTAGAAATGAAGAATATGACACAAAAGTGGATGTATTTTCATTTGCTATAATTCTGCaagag ATGATTGAAGGGCACCCACCTTTTtccacaaaagaagaagatgaagctgctACTGCCTATGCTGCAAAAGAGCGCCCACCCTTCAAAGCTCCACATAAGCTTTACTCACATGGCTTAAGAGA ATTGATAGAGGAATGCTGGAGCGAGGTGCCTGCCAATAGACCAACGTTCAAGCAAATAATAGAAAAGTTGAATGCCATTCTTAAGCATTTCGACCACAAGCGTCGCTGGACG ACAAAACGATTAAAATGCTTCCACCTTGAGGCCATGTGGAAGAAAGATCATTCGCACTCTGACGGAAGCTCCCGTTCTACTTCTTCCACCTTTCGATGA
- the LOC113300492 gene encoding lysine--tRNA ligase, chloroplastic/mitochondrial-like, whose translation MEALKVWRVSSSPFKHFMCFASATTKTTSTKFISFRCCSSSPTPSTNTTTTTTTQVVSDRNNRRRSSSSSPSTSDRDSIRAIRLKKVEELRTKGHEPYAYGWDRTHTASQLQEIYKNLGNGEESSKDVDLVSIAGRIIARRAFGKLAFLTLRDDSGTIQLYCEKEKLLQDQFDQLKTLVDIGDILGASGSIKRTEKGELSVYISSFALLTKSLLPLPDKFHGLTDVDKRYRQRYVDMIANPEVADIFRARAKIVSEIRKTVESFGFIEVETPVLQGAAGGAEARPFVTYHNSLGRDLYLRIATELHLKRMLVGGFEKVYEIGRIFRNEGISTRHNPEFTTIEMYEAYSDYQSMMNMTGEIVVRCALAVQGKLTVDYQGLEISLERPWRKESMHNLVKEATGIDFNELGNDVKVAKEVAIKALEVKDRSSIEACPSVGHVLNEVFEIVVEPTLLQPTFVLDYPVEISPLAKPHRSKAGLTERFELFICGRELANAFSELTDPLDQRDRLEKQVKQHNEKREASGLHTDSAEEREKKNDDESYEVTLDKDFLTALEYGMPPASGMGLGIDRLVMLLTNSASIRDVIAFPVLKVQQ comes from the exons ATGGAAGCGCTCAAGGTTTGGAGAGTATCTTCAAGTCCATTCAAACACTTCATGTGTTTCGCCTCTGCAACTACTAAAACCACATCCACCAAGTTCATCTCTTTCAggtgttgttcttcttctcccaCCCCTTCCACTAACACTACCACTACCACTACCACTCAAGTAGTTTCAGACCGCAATAATCGTagaaggtcatcttcttcatcaccatcaacTTCCGATAGAGATTCTATTCGAGCTATTCGTCTCAAAAAG GTAGAAGAATTAAGGACTAAAGGTCATGAACCTTATGCTTATGGATGGGATAGAACTCATACTGCTAGTCAACTGCAAGAAATTTATAAGAATTTAGGTAATGGTGAAGAGTCGAGTAAAGATGTTGATTTGGTGTCAATAGCTGGAAGAATTATTGCTCGTAGAGCTTTCGGAAAGCTTGCTTTTTTAACGCTAAGAGATGATTCTGGGACAATTCAG CTTTATTGCGAAAAGGAAAAGCTTCTGCAAGATCAGTTTGATCAGTTAAAGACGCTTGTGGATATCGGTGATATATTAGGTGCAAGTGGTTCAATAAAGCGGACAGAGAAAG GAGAGCTTTCTGTTTACATAAGTTCATTTGCCCTTCTCACAAAATCTCTTCTCCCATTACCTGATAAGTTTCATGGTCTAACAGATGTAGATAAGCGTTACCGTCAAAG GTATGTAGACATGATTGCAAATCCTGAGGTAGCTGACATATTCAGGGCAAGAGCCAAG ATTGTGTCAGAGATACGAAAGACAGTGGAATCATTTGGTTTCATCGAAGTTGAAACTCCAGTTCTACAG GGAGCAGCTGGTGGGGCGGAAGCTAGACCATTTGTTACATATCATAATTCACTTGGAAGGGATCTTTATTTGAGAATTGCAACTGAGCTCCACTTAAAGAGAATGCTG GTCGGAGGATTTGAAAAAGTATATGAAATTGGACGAATTTTCAGAAATGAAGGCATTTCAACTCGTCATAATCCTGAATTTACCACTATTGAG ATGTATGAAGCATATTCAGACTACCAAAGCATGATGAACATGACGGGGGAAATCGTTGTTAGATGTGCTCTTGCAGTTCAGGGGAAGCTTACTGTTGATTATCAG GGTTTGGAAATAAGTCTAGAAAGGCCTTGGAGGAAGGAAAGCATGCACAATCTCGTGAAAGAAGCAACTGGGATTGACTTTAATGAGTTGGGAAATGATGTTAAAGTAGCTAAAGAAGTTGCTATTAAAGCACTTGAGGTCAAGGATAGGTCTTCTATTGAAGCTTGTCCATCTGTTGGCCACGTTCTAAATGAG GTTTTTGAGATTGTTGTAGAGCCAACACTGCTGCAGCCAACATTTGTTTTAGACTATCCAGTCGAGATATCACCTCTTGCTAAACCACATAGAAG TAAAGCTGGTTTAACTGAGAGATTTGAATTATTCATCTGTGGTCGTGAACTTGCCAATGCGTTCTCTGAGTTGACAGATCCTTTGGATCAG CGAGATCGCTTAGAAAAACAAGTGAAGCAGCATAATGAGAAGAGAGAAGCAAGTGGTTTACATACCGATTCtgcagaagaaagagaaaagaaaaacgaTGATGAATCTTACGAAGTCACTCTAGACAAAGATTTTCTGACAGCTTTGGAATATGGAATGCCACCCGCTTCTGGAATG GGACTTGGAATTGACAGGCTAGTAATGCTTCTGACAAACTCGGCCAGCATTCGTGATGTTATCGCATTTCCTGTCCTCAAAGTTCAGCAATGA
- the LOC113300481 gene encoding zinc finger BED domain-containing protein RICESLEEPER 2-like encodes MEPATKKPVPKPKKLRSLVWNDFERVKRGDTMAAICKHCKNKLNGASTSGTTHLKNHLLRCPVKNNLGDTNAGISYGKRLTSLVWNDFERVKRGDAMVAICKHCKRKLNGASTNGTTHLKNHLLRCPLRNSLASASDTTQRNLLQIYPLNNNVLVREEIEDGSVEPDSLIPDEDPIPQHIEQSRVDLARMIILHDYPLNMVEHIGFKRFVENLQPSFCFTSDTVMADCMQIYGIEKQRVYEILDEVPGQISVTASTWTSGQDHVYLCLTAHYIDVAWLLQKKILNFVMIDPDTEETLQLSETIITCINDWGIDSKLLSLALDNYSTSDDVASRVKERLPHNRLLPRNDLFHVCCAEHILNVIVQELLGALHDVIHKIRECVRYVKSSESLQQNFNDLYQGLQVTTSHKNLCLDSPTRWKSTYLMLEAAVGNRIAFSHFQECDSNYVKISNSDWERVTAVTNYLKLFVEVLNVFSGAKSPTANLYFPEVCDIHVQLIEWCKSSDSVICSVALKMKEKFDIYWSVCIRLLTIAAILDPRFKMKLVEYYYPQIYGGSSAERISDISKCIKDLYEEYTNKSMAFSSLDHGYACEGQSSGLSAALSCVDNGSKDRLSGYNKFVHETADTQYEKSELDKYLDEPVFPTNIDFNILNWWKVNSPKYPVLSMVARDVLGIPMSTAVTSYSANNDGDRVLATHWSPLSSDVIQAMICTHDWLQTELEA; translated from the exons ATGGAACCTGCAACCAAGAAGCCTGTACCAAAACCTAAGAAATTGAGGTCACTAGTCTGGAATGACTTCGAAAGGGTTAAAAGAGGTGATACCATGGCTGCCATATGTAAACACTGCAAAAATAAACTTAATGGAGCAAGTACTAGTGGAACAACACATTTGAAGAATCATTTGTTAAGATGTCCTGTGAAAAACAACCTTGGGGATACTAATGCTGGTATATCATATGGTAAGAGATTGACATCTCTCGTCTGGAATGATTTTGAAAGGGTTAAAAGAGGTGATGCTATGGTTGCCATATGTAAACACTGCAAAAGGAAACTTAATGGTGCGAGTACTAATGGTACAACACATTTGAAGAATCATTTGCTAAGGTGTCCTTTGAGAAACAGTCTTGCGAGTGCTAGTGATACAACACAGAGGAATCTCTTGCAAATATATCCATTGAACAACAACGTTCTAGTGAGAGAAGAGATAGAAGATGGATCTGTTGAACCTGATAGTCTCATACCTGACGAAGATCCGATCCCCCAACATATAGAGCAAAGTCGAGTTGATCTTGCACGCATGATTATTTTACATGACTACCCACTAAATATGGTTGAGCACATTGGGTTTAAAAGATTTGTTGAGAATCTCCAGCCATCGTTTTGCTTTACGTCAGATACAGTTATGGCTGATTGTATGCAAATATATGGGATAGAGAAGCAAAGAGTATATGAGATTTTGGATGAAGTTCCTGGTCAAATTAGTGTCACTGCCAGTACATGGACATCAGGCCAAGATCATGTATACTTGTGTTTGACGGCTCACTACATTGATGTTGCTTGGTTATTGCagaaaaagattcttaacttcgTAATGATTGATCCTGATACAGAAGAAACACTACAACTATCAGAAACTATTATCACATGTATAAATGACTGGGGCATAGACAGTAAGTTGCTCTCGTTGGCATTAGATAATTATTCGACGAGTGATGATGTTGCATCCAGAGTTAAAGAACGACTTCCTCATAACAGGTTGCTGCCGAGAAATGATCTTTTCCATGTATGTTGTGCAGAACACATTCTCAATGTGATTGTTCAAGAATTGTTAGGAGCATTGCATGACGTAATCCATAAAATACGAGAATGTGTTAGGTATGTCAAGAGTTCAGAATCCCTGCAACAGAATTTTAATGACTTGTATCAAGGATTACAAGTCACTACTTCTCATAAGAACTTGTGCCTTGATTCTCCTACAAGATGGAAGTCTACGTATCTGATGCTTGAGGCTGCTGTGGGAAATCGTATTGCATTTTCGCATTTTCAAGAATGTGACAGCAATTATGTAAAGATCTCTAATTCAGACTGGGAAAGGGTAACTGCCGTCACCAACTATTTGAAGCTGTTTGTTGAGGTTCTAAATGTTTTTTCAGGTGCGAAATCTCCAACAGCTAATCTGTATTTCCCTGAAGTTTGTGATATTCATGTCCAACTGATTGAGTGGTGCAAGAGCTCGGATAGTGTAATTTGTTCTGTTGCACTTAAAATGAAGGAGAAATTTGATATTTATTGGAGTGTTTGCATCCGGCTTTTAACAATTGCAGCAATTTTGGATCCTCGATTCAAGATGAAGTTAGTGGAATATTACTACCCACAAATTTACGGTGGTAGTTCAGCAGAACGCATCAGTGATATTTCCAAATGTATTAAGGATCTTTACGAGGAATATACAAATAAGAGCATGGCATTTTCTTCTCTTGATCATGGTTATGCTTGTGAGGGTCAAAGTAGTGGACTTAGTGCTGCCTTGAGTTGTGTTGACAATGGTTCTAAAGATAGATTAAGTGGTTACAACAAGTTTGTTCATGAAACAGCTGACACCCAATATGAAAAATCTGAGTTGGACAAATATTTGGATGAGCCTGTCTTTCCTACGAACATCGATTTCAACATACTGAATTGGTGGAAAGTCAACTCACCAAAATACCCTGTTCTGTCTATGGTAGCTCGTGATGTCTTGGGAATTCCTATGTCAACGGCAGTTACATCATATTCTGCAAATAATGATGGAGATAGAGTCCTTGCTACGCATTGGAGTCCACTTAGTTCAGATGTTATACAGGCTATGATATGCACACATGACTGGCTTCAGACTGAGTTAGAAG CTTAG